The Halococcus saccharolyticus DSM 5350 genomic sequence GTCGTGGTGATGACGCCGATGTCGCTATATTCAACTTCCTCACTGGGATCATCACGTTTTTGATCGTGCTCTGGTGGGGGTTCGGCGGCGACGCGTCGGAGGGAACGCCGTTCAACGCGGCGGGGACGATGCTCTTTTCGTTCACGTATCTCTGGCTCGGAGCGAATGCGTACCGGGGGATCGAGGACCAACGGTCGTTCGGCTGGTACTGTGCCTTTGTCGCCGTTGTGGCGGTGCCAACTGGGTTTCTCGTCTTACAGACTGGGGATGTCGGACTCGCGGTCCTCTGGTGGATCTGGGCCGTGCTCTGGGCCACGTTCTTTGTCCTTCTTGGAATGGAACGCGCCGAGTATACCGGATCTATCGGGGGGTTCACGACGGCCGTCGGCATGGTGACCGGTGTTGCCGGCTACGTGATGGCCGCCGGCTTCTGGCCGTGGGCCTGAAGATTTGCTAGATATTAGCTACACCTATATTCAGTCGACCAGTTTTGGACTGTTCTTGCTGTCGAAATGTCTTCTAAATTTCAAAAATGTTAAACCAGTCGAGGTAGACAGTTCTACGCGGACGTCATTGTCCAAGGATAACAATGCCCGAAGTAACGTTCGAAGTCGACGTGGACGAACCGCCCGACGAACAGCCCGGAGCCAATCCATTCAATCGGTGGCATCCGGACATTCCTGCGGTTGTCGAGTCTGATCCAGGCGAGACCATGCGTCTCGAGGCGCTTGACTGGACTGGCGGACAGATTCAAGATAATGATAACGCGGATGAAGTCCGTGACGTTGACCTCACACAGGTACATTATCTGGCTGGACCTGTCCACGTAAACGGTGCCGAACCCGGCGACTTGCTGAAAGTCGAGTTTCTCGACATGGGACCGCTCAACGAACGAGCGGAATTCGGCTTTACTGGAACCTTCTCCCAACAGAACGGCGGTGGATTCCTCACCGACCATTTCCCCGACGCAGCGAAGTCGATCTGGGACCTTGACGGTTATACTGTCTCGTCTCGACACATCCCGGATGTCCGCTATCAAGGAAAAATCCATCCGGGATTGGCTGGATGTGCTCCGAGTCAGGAACTCCTTGAAGAATGGAACGAGCGTGAACAAGGGCTAATCGACAAACATGAGGAGAACCCTGAGTCGATTCACAACCATCCGACCGGTGAAGAAGAGCCTCCGGTGGCGAACCCGCCGACGAAAGATGGTGCTCTCATGGGAGAGATGGACTCAGACGAAGCCGAACAGGCCGCAGAGGAAGCAGCCAGAACGGTTCCACCACGCGAACATGGCGGGAACCACGACATCAAAGATCTCTCGATAGGGTCCACAGTCTACTTCCCAGTTTACGTGGAGGGTGGCAAGTTCGGTATCGGAGACTTCCACGCCTCGCAAGGTGATGGCGAAATCACCTTCTGTGGCGCTATCGAGATGGCCGCGTACATCGACGTCAAGTTCGATCTCGTCAAGGAAGGCATGGAGAAACACGGCGTTGACCATCCAATATTCGAGCCAGGAAATCGAGGACCCACCTTCGAAGATTACGTCACCTTCTGTGGCTACTCGGTGACAGAGGATGGCGAACAGCATTACATCGACTCGCACGTCGCCTACCGTCGTGCGTCGCTCCAAGCGATAGATTACCTAAAGAAATTCGGATACACTGGTCAACAGGCGCTCCATATCTTAGGAACAGCTCCCATAGAGGGACGACAAAGCGGAGTCGTCGACGTTCCAAATGCATGCTCGACGCTCGCACTTCCAAAGGGAGTATTCGAC encodes the following:
- a CDS encoding AmiS/UreI family transporter; this encodes MGLLFVGGVLIVNGIWLLGRGDDADVAIFNFLTGIITFLIVLWWGFGGDASEGTPFNAAGTMLFSFTYLWLGANAYRGIEDQRSFGWYCAFVAVVAVPTGFLVLQTGDVGLAVLWWIWAVLWATFFVLLGMERAEYTGSIGGFTTAVGMVTGVAGYVMAAGFWPWA
- the fmdA gene encoding formamidase, which codes for MPEVTFEVDVDEPPDEQPGANPFNRWHPDIPAVVESDPGETMRLEALDWTGGQIQDNDNADEVRDVDLTQVHYLAGPVHVNGAEPGDLLKVEFLDMGPLNERAEFGFTGTFSQQNGGGFLTDHFPDAAKSIWDLDGYTVSSRHIPDVRYQGKIHPGLAGCAPSQELLEEWNEREQGLIDKHEENPESIHNHPTGEEEPPVANPPTKDGALMGEMDSDEAEQAAEEAARTVPPREHGGNHDIKDLSIGSTVYFPVYVEGGKFGIGDFHASQGDGEITFCGAIEMAAYIDVKFDLVKEGMEKHGVDHPIFEPGNRGPTFEDYVTFCGYSVTEDGEQHYIDSHVAYRRASLQAIDYLKKFGYTGQQALHILGTAPIEGRQSGVVDVPNACSTLALPKGVFDFDISPENFGGHEDRGDIIVTDDPLG